The proteins below are encoded in one region of Campylobacter helveticus:
- a CDS encoding beta-ketoacyl-ACP synthase III: MNLPNFKASLKSIASYVPEKILSNEELEKMVDTSDEWILRRTGIKERRIAAENENTSDLGTKAALKAIKRANLKPDEIDAILVATLSPDYFTMPSTACKIAANLGLKNITAFDISAACSGFIYLLELAKSLVESGAKKNVLIIGAEKASSIMDYKDRSICILFGDGAGAGIVSLDRENPIIDVHTASNGTYGDLLMTERSKSVEICSPLAMKMKGNEVFKIAVQTLSNDVVELLEKNHISPTQIDLFIPHQANLRIIKAVQEKLNLEDEKCVISVQKYGNTSAASIPMAMNDAYEEKRLKKGSLILLDAFGGGFTWGSALLHFGGENF; this comes from the coding sequence ATGAACTTGCCAAATTTTAAAGCCTCTCTTAAAAGTATCGCCTCTTATGTGCCAGAAAAAATACTTAGCAATGAAGAGTTGGAAAAAATGGTCGATACTAGTGACGAGTGGATACTGCGTCGCACGGGAATTAAAGAAAGAAGAATAGCAGCAGAAAATGAAAATACAAGCGATTTAGGCACAAAAGCTGCTTTAAAAGCTATAAAAAGGGCAAATTTAAAGCCAGATGAAATTGATGCTATTCTTGTAGCGACTTTAAGTCCTGACTATTTCACTATGCCATCAACAGCTTGCAAAATCGCTGCAAATTTGGGCTTAAAAAATATCACAGCCTTTGATATATCTGCGGCTTGCTCTGGTTTCATCTATCTTTTAGAACTTGCCAAAAGTTTAGTTGAAAGCGGTGCAAAAAAAAATGTCCTCATCATAGGCGCAGAAAAAGCAAGCTCCATAATGGACTATAAAGATAGAAGCATTTGCATACTTTTTGGCGATGGGGCGGGAGCTGGGATTGTAAGTCTTGATAGGGAAAATCCTATCATCGATGTGCATACTGCGAGTAATGGCACATATGGCGATTTGCTAATGACAGAACGCTCCAAAAGCGTAGAAATTTGCTCACCCTTAGCGATGAAAATGAAAGGTAATGAAGTTTTTAAAATAGCCGTTCAAACCTTAAGCAATGATGTCGTAGAACTTTTAGAGAAAAATCATATTAGCCCCACACAAATTGACTTATTTATCCCACATCAAGCAAATCTTAGAATCATTAAAGCCGTGCAAGAGAAACTAAATTTAGAAGATGAAAAATGCGTTATTAGTGTGCAAAAGTATGGCAACACTTCCGCCGCTTCTATCCCTATGGCGATGAATGACGCTTATGAAGAAAAACGCTTAAAAAAGGGGTCTTTAATCTTGCTTGATGCCTTTGGAGGGGGTTTTACCTGGGGGTCTGCTCTGCTTCATTTTGGGGGAGAAAATTTCTAA
- the plsX gene encoding phosphate acyltransferase PlsX, which translates to MISIAIDAMGGDFGEKPIIEGVIEALNVKPFNAILVGETEKLKPLIPKHLEQYIQYEEANEVFSMEENATDALKRKETSIYKAIELVKNLKASAVVSAGHSGASMSLATLRLGRLQNVLRPAIATLMPNIESTTLLLDVGANTDCKSENLFQFAVMGEVYAREVMQISKPRVALLSNGEEECKGNELTKETHQLMKKIPNFIGNAEGRDIFNANVDVLVCDGFSGNVILKSCEGVAGAIFRILKADIKQNFLSKLGAVLMKPSFMRLKKKIDWQEYGGAPLLGVKGCVIISHGKSDSRAIKNAIFQAIHFNEANINKAIENELAKF; encoded by the coding sequence ATGATAAGCATTGCTATCGATGCAATGGGAGGGGACTTCGGCGAGAAACCCATTATAGAAGGCGTCATCGAGGCTTTAAATGTTAAGCCTTTTAACGCCATCTTAGTGGGTGAGACTGAAAAATTAAAACCGCTCATTCCAAAACATTTAGAGCAATATATCCAATACGAAGAAGCAAATGAAGTTTTTTCTATGGAAGAAAATGCTACCGATGCTTTAAAACGCAAAGAAACGAGTATTTATAAAGCCATTGAGCTTGTTAAAAATTTAAAGGCAAGTGCCGTAGTTTCAGCAGGGCATAGTGGGGCTAGTATGTCGTTGGCAACGCTTAGACTTGGAAGATTGCAAAATGTTTTAAGACCAGCTATAGCAACCTTAATGCCTAACATTGAAAGCACAACTTTACTTTTAGATGTTGGGGCAAATACAGATTGCAAAAGCGAAAATTTATTTCAATTCGCCGTTATGGGTGAAGTTTATGCTAGAGAGGTAATGCAAATTTCAAAACCACGAGTTGCCCTACTTTCAAATGGAGAAGAAGAGTGCAAAGGAAATGAACTTACCAAAGAAACCCACCAACTGATGAAAAAAATTCCTAATTTCATCGGTAACGCTGAAGGACGCGATATTTTTAACGCAAATGTCGATGTTTTAGTTTGCGATGGTTTTAGTGGTAATGTCATTTTAAAATCCTGCGAGGGCGTTGCTGGAGCAATTTTTAGAATTTTAAAAGCCGACATTAAGCAAAATTTTCTCTCCAAACTTGGAGCAGTTTTAATGAAGCCCTCATTTATGCGTCTTAAAAAGAAAATTGATTGGCAAGAATATGGCGGCGCACCCTTACTTGGCGTAAAAGGCTGTGTGATTATAAGTCACGGAAAAAGCGATTCGAGGGCTATTAAAAACGCTATTTTTCAGGCAATTCACTTTAATGAAGCCAATATCAATAAAGCTATAGAAAATGAACTTGCCAAATTTTAA
- the rpmF gene encoding 50S ribosomal protein L32 — protein sequence MAVPKRRVSKTRAAKRRTHYKVSLPMPVKDKDGSYKMPHRANPLTKEY from the coding sequence ATGGCAGTACCTAAGAGAAGAGTTAGCAAAACTCGTGCAGCTAAACGCAGAACACATTATAAAGTTAGTCTTCCTATGCCTGTGAAAGACAAAGATGGAAGCTACAAAATGCCTCACCGTGCTAATCCACTAACTAAGGAATACTAA
- the ndk gene encoding nucleoside-diphosphate kinase — MEKTLSIIKPDAVKKGVIGKILDRFESNGLRIAAMKKLQLSKEQAENFYAVHKERPFFKDLVEFMISGPVVVSVLEGENAVLKNRDLMGATNPKEAKPGTIRADFAESIDANAVHGSDSLENAKIEIEFFFKSNEIC, encoded by the coding sequence ATGGAAAAGACTTTATCTATCATCAAGCCAGACGCTGTTAAAAAAGGTGTTATAGGTAAAATTTTAGACCGCTTTGAAAGCAACGGCTTAAGAATAGCAGCAATGAAAAAACTACAACTAAGCAAAGAACAGGCTGAAAATTTCTACGCAGTGCATAAAGAAAGACCTTTCTTTAAAGATTTAGTGGAATTTATGATTAGTGGTCCTGTGGTTGTTTCAGTTTTAGAGGGTGAAAATGCTGTGCTTAAAAATAGAGATTTAATGGGTGCAACAAACCCTAAAGAAGCCAAGCCAGGCACTATTAGAGCGGATTTTGCTGAAAGCATTGATGCTAATGCCGTTCACGGAAGCGATAGTTTAGAAAATGCAAAAATCGAGATTGAGTTCTTTTTTAAATCTAACGAAATTTGCTAA